The DNA segment ATTGTGGACCCACCGTCGGTTCCTCTCACGATGGTGGATAGAGCAGTTGATCACCGTTGAGGAAACCTGCCCCCCATCGACATCCCTTGTGGATGTGTTCGTCGCCCAGGAGATACACCTGCTGTCAGAGTGCCTGAACGCCCCTGCGGATGAGTTTGAGGATTCATGTGCCCAAGCGGAGCTTGCAGCACTCTACATTCTGTGGATATCAAAGGCAAGCACCGCCCCTTTTACCCAGCTTGCATAGTGGAGTAGTAATCGTGCATGTGAAATAATAGATACTTGTGCTATGAAGGGTTTAATTTTAAGAAAAATGCTAGTTATTTGTCGACAGAAATTGGGGGAGAAGATCTGTCGAATCCTAATacctaattttaattaaaaaagggAAATTGTTGTGTGTTTTGTTGAATGCAGCAAGCCCCGGCTGTAAAAGGGAAGTTGGAAGAGAGGCTGAGTTCCATTTCCATGGGGAGGCTGGAGGACGTGCTGGAGAGAACCTGCAGGCCGGAGAAAAGGAGGCTGTGGACGAATCTGCTCGGCCtggttgttgctgttgctgaTCAATCTCAGTGACGACACGACAAGACGAAATGCTGAGTTTGTGACAGAATGTAGGCTTCGATTCAATTCGACTACAGGGTTTTGTTCCATGTGACCACGAAACACATGACGTGGAAGGTGTTTTGTTCAGGTCCTACGATCCTCTGTGATTGCAAACCAAACTAAGGGTTGGGTTCCAGTGCCCCAGTTAAAATCAAACAAATCTTGCCCTGAAAGGCGATCAATATCATCGCCTAACCAGCAGGCGAGGAAAGGACACTTGGGCTTCCATCGTGGCTTACACGTCAGCCATCGAGGCTAAGAAATAGATCGCTTGTTGAGAGGTGAGATCTATAAAAATCTTCCTCTCAGTGAGCAAGAAGAGGGAATCGTGTTTTCATTGGGTTTAAAAAATGGATCGCCTGCTAGAAGGGCGAGACTCTTAAAGGGATGGAAAAGGGGCGGGGTGATTATTGCCCAACAGGAGAGTGAGGAATGCATGGTCATTATAAAAGGGCGATCGATATCATATGGATACTGTTGGTTCATCCTGAGTTCGTTCGGCGAGTGGAAaatggtatgttcttgtcattgttgatgactactctcgctATTTTTTGATGTTATTTCTTGCAAGCAAGGATTATGTGTATTCACACTTTCGAAGCTTAGCTTTAAGATTGGTTAAAAAACTTATTGATGCATTGAGAGCTATCTATAGTGATAATGGAACTGAGTTCAAAAACTCTatttttgatgctttctatcttgaacatggtattgagcatcaataTTTTGCCCCATATTTTCCTCAATAGAATGGCCTAGTTGAAAGAAAAAACCAAgatttggttgagatggctagaacGATGCTTAATCAGCATAGGACTCCTATGAGGTTCTAGGTAGAGGCGATTAGCACAGCTTGTTatctcaaatcggattttcttgcgctcaattttgaatgtgacttcttataagttgcgttttgggaggaagccaaaagTTTCACACTTGAGTGTATTTGGCTGTCGTTGTTTAATCCtaaagtgtcataatcttgataagttcgagtcaTGTTCTTCTGATAGGATTTTCATGTTCATGGTCacgcttacagggtttataatcttgacactaacactatcatggagtcatgtgatgtgacctttgataaATCAACCCCTTATGCTAGCTCTGTTCTTGAGTGTGCAAATGATCAAGAGATAAGTGAAagtatctttgtagatgacaaccttccagctctcagtgatgatgaggatgatccactttTTTCTGCTATTACACCTGCTTCTGAACTGGCTCCTGCCTCTTCGACACCAATAAAGGGTCTTGCagtctctacttccacttcaacgGCTTTCGATTCTGCACTACCAGTGTTTGAGGGAGAGATATTCTCACAGCATGAGGCCCCTAAACACATTCAGCAGAGACATCCTCCATAGATGATGATCGGTGATCTCAATGAAAGTGTAACAAGATCTAAATCTGCTCAATATGATTTTAtagattctgcatttgttgatttttttttagcacCATGATATTGGACACACgttttttgataaaatttggatcaatgccatgcatgaagaactgaAGAACTTgagaattttgaaagaaatcaagtttgggtcTTTATAGAACCATCCCCAAATATCCATACCATAGGCCCAAATGTGTTTTTAAGAACAAGcaaggggaggatgggtctgttgTAAGAAACAAAGCTCGACTTGTAGCCCAGGGTTTCACACAGATAGATGGGATAGACTTGGAGAGACATTTGCACTAGCAGCTAAATTAGAAGTCATTAGGATCTTCCTTGTATTTTTGACATCCAAGGGTTTCATGTTGTATCAAAGGGATGTCAAAAGTGAATGAGTtttatagaggaagaggtctatatcAAGCAACCCTTGATTTTGAGAATctcaaatacccacatagagcatacaagcttcagaaggcTTTGTATATGCGTAAGAcattcttgttagagcatgtgtatgtgatggggtcggtGGATAAAACCTTATTTACCTTCAAGCATGTCAATGACTTTCTACAtgttcagatatacgtggatgatatcattgtTTGTggcttctcatgctcttgtagccaagtttgcagaaactatgagcaggaaattcgagatgtcgatgatggacgagctcaacttcttccttgagatttaaatcaagcaatacaagcaaggtacattcgttcaccagatgaagtacaTAAAGGATCTGCTGAATaagtttgacatgagcaatGCGAAGCCTTTGATGACACTGATAGCCACCTTGACCTCGCTTAattcggatgaagatggtgaggtagTAGACCAgcaggagtacaggagcatgattagCTCCCTCTTGTACCTAACAGTGACAAAACCTGACATTCACTTCACCGTCTGCCTGTGTGCTCaattccaagcatcaccaaggacatctcatcgACATGCGGTGAAGTGCATCTTAAGGTATCTCAAGTATACCCTTAAATatggtttttggttttttgcatcttcttcgctctctcttcgaggttttttggatgcaggctttgctggttgtagaattgatagaaagagCATCTCAgatacttgtcatttctttagTACCTCTCTAAtttgttggtcttcttgcaAGCAGTATAGTGTTGCTTAGTCCACTGCTAAAACTGAATATGTTGTTGCCGCTAGCTATTGTTCTTATTTCTTGTGGATGGTTGtcactttgagagattttgggttagatgtcaagagtgtgtcacttttgtgtgataatacTAGTACCATAAGCTTAGTCAATAACCCAGTCCAGCacttcagaaccaaacacatagatgtgagatttcattttctatgagaccacaatgagaaatCAGACATTGACCTGCGTTACATAGATACCCATCACCAGCTTATAGATATCTTCATCAAACCTCTAGATATAACTAGGTTTGTTTTTCTGAGAGGAGAGCTTAaagtgtgtcatccctatgacattgtgtgagggggagttcttGATTtctaataaaattaaaaaaattgtgtaaCGAGCATTGTACTTTTTACGTGTATGGCATTTGAAGCTATATTTATTCTACAAGATtgttgcactttcatatctatacaTGTAGTTGTGTAGTTTGAGTCATGACTTCTTTAATCGAAATAaaaacttgaattaaatcttgtcatggtcAAACTTTCTTGACTGCTTTGATCTTCTCTAAAAGGAGCTGAAAGTGAATTATCAAAATTATGTGCTCAATGTTGAAAAATATTGATAGGCGAAAGATCAAGGAAATATGCATTGCCGCACTtgatcaaggaaatatgcaTTATCACACTTCTTTTTTAAATGctgcttatcattgcatttTGATATAAAATTGAAAGAAGTCGTGTATTACCGAAACCATTGATCTTAAACTTATAATTGTCGTTTTGACATAGACTTGGCATAGTTTAAAAGTAAGGCTAATGGTGTATGTAATTTCTTGCAAATAAATTTGTTTCCAAGCAATGAATCAGTTTCTTCAATCACAATGAAGTGTTAAAGTTTCCATGTTTTCTAAGATTAAAATAGTTGAGTTTGGAagaccatgccttgcaaataaactGCTAAGTgtacttgataagttgtgcttacattatatttttacatatgtaTACGGGTTGGTGCAATTATTTTTGATAGCATGGCTTGGTCGAGTTTTGCTTCATATGTGGATGATTTATAATGCtcattgtgtgtgtgtgtgttgtgaATTGTTGATCAATCCATTGTCAACAAGGGGGAGACTGTTTGGGCTTTTGGTTTGGCTTTggttggtttggttttggtttcgGGATTTTGCAATCCGTCTGTAACACcataattttcaattttgttaatttataaaatttgctagattTTAAATTGAGCTTAAACCATTTGAAAGGCTAAATgctattttataaaaagaaaattcAAATTTGGCATAGGCTATATTTGGTTCtagtgcattcatgctgagttAGGCATGTAGGTCTTCCTctctttttatttggtttttgttggtggcttttgatttgaatttgagtgctttgtttgaattcaaaattatttgaattaggaatgaaaaaggaaaagattaaaACCTCAACCGGGccgccctctccttccttctctcctCCCGACCTACCTTCGGCCCAAACCTGCAACTAGCCCTCCCCTTTGCTGCACTCCCGCTTGGGCCACACCCGCTCGCCCAGCCCAGCTGAGCCGTCTGTGCCCGCGCTCCACCGAAGAAGCCCCGCGCCAGCCCACCTTCTCATCGAGCCGTTGCCAGGTTGACCTCATGCGTCAGACTCATTGTCTCTGACTTGACTTTGCTACCACGCCGAGTCCGAACGGGAAAACGCCACCGCCTTGGAGTCCTGACCCTCCCCGAGCCCTCTCTCCCACCTATATATGTTCTCCCAAGGTCCCTCGTTCTCTCCCATCCCAAACCCGTCGCATCCAGCGCAGAATCACCAAGATCCAAAGTCACCGAGCCGCCATTGCCATCATTTCTGTCGAGCTCGTCGCCGAGCCGTTCCAGGGCCACCCAGCCTCGGCCTAGATCACCATCGGAACCGCCTGCCTCCGCTGAAGCCTCTCCTGATCTCACTTCATCGACGACCACCGAAGCATTGCCACCGACAAGATCCTGAGCCCTCCGGCGCACCTGACCGTCGTTGGCCCTCTTCCCGTGCCACCCTACCCTAGGTAAGCCACCCATTGTGTTCCCAGTGCGCTCATTGTTGTGttccgccgctcaccgtcgTCGCCATGAGTCCCACGGCGCCGCCACGACTTTCTCTTCTCCGGTCGTCGATCTCTCTGCGTCGTCGAGTCCGAGACTCACGGTCCATATTAGAATAGCCCATACCCTTTCGGCCATCAATTAGAAGGCGAAGACTACAAGGATTTCCCGGAAGATGAAGCTGAGTTCTAAACGGGCAACTTTTCAGTCGATTGCTTGTGGAGCTGAGTGTCGCACTGAGATTATTTCCGCTACTATGTGCTTTTCTTTTAGACCATTGGgtcattgatgtaataaagtaaCATTGTAATAATAGATATTGTGTCTGTTACTCACTTATGATATCACTATGtgtatgtaacttgatcctgacatacatgtagtttacattcgATTTGatcttaaaatcgggtgtgatatTATCAGAGATCATGGGCGGCAACCAAGTCCATGGTAAGGTGAGATTAAACCCGGGTCCTGGGGTGTAGGAATTTCAACAGTAGTAAAATTCCAACTTGAGGTGAAATTTTGACATTAGTTCTAGGCTGTTAAAGTTCAGTCTGGGAGTGTGATCAAATCTTGGTTCCGTCCCTGTCAGAGATCAAATCTTAGGTTTGCTCCTTATGTATCTCAGCAAGGCGAAATCTTCTTTCAGTATGGAATTTTTTTCAGTGGTGGACGATATTCCAGTTGACAGCGAGACATTTGTGGTGATTTCGTCAATCTTTAAactttgtatctccgatcttCAACGAGTATTGTGTGAGTGCGTATGATGATGTAAGTGTGTGCGCATCTGTGAGTTGTACGGATATTTCTAAATGAACTCCCAGAGTAATTTGCAGTAAAAAAAATCGTCTGCTTCAGCGGTGGTTTTTCCTCCCTATTTTCGTTTTCACCACGCTGGCTCATGCGttttttggtttaaaaaatataaaaataaaaaggtcgGCGTTGGGACACGACACGAGCCGCCGCTCGCAACCCGGCCCGCTGAATCCCATTCCCACCCGTCGTCCTGCGCTGCTCCGGCGCCTCTCCTGCCGGCCCCGCCCAGTTCGAGATAAGGCTATATAAGATAGCCAGTGAGCTAATCCTCTCCCGCTCTCCTCttcgcctctccctctccctcctcggcgacggcgacgcgCGGGGATAGCACAACCGCCACGGATGCTGTGGCAAGGTGAcgcgccttctcctcctccttcctgcGGGCTTAGCAATGGTAGCATCCCCGAGGTTCTTTCCTTCCATCATTCCGTGGTGCTGGTAGCCTGGTATTGGTACCCACTCCAGTTGTGTGTGTATTTTGCTCTCAtggtcttttcttcttccctCCCCCTAACCGGCCGGAGCCTTTGGCGGTATCTCCTATACGGTGTTTCTATGCTGGGCTCTTGCTGTAGCGCTCGAATCTTTCTGCACTGCAGCTACAGTGGTGCCACGCCACAGATTATTTGATTCTTGTCGCCGATAGTGGATTCGAGCTTAAGGGGGGAAATTCCATGTTTTGGGTGCAATTTTGAGCGATGCCAGTTTCACACACAAATTTGTACTGCTCTGTACCGTTTGCTGTACGCTGTAATCGGTGAACAGTTAATAGATCCATTGTATTCTTATGGAATTCTTAATTTTACTGCAAGAGTTCTGAAGGTCAGTTGATAGCTGCcctattttattttactttatttccCTCCCCTCTGAATATTAAGTTAGTTGGAGGTCAAATTTCTAATTACAATGATGGTCAAGGCAGTTGAAAGTCGATTTTTAAGTAGAAGGTTATGTAGGACAATCCCACTCCAAAGAAACACATACATTTCATTTTCTAGTTCTGTTGTTGTCCAGTGTTCGAGTTGGAACAGAAAACACATACGTTGTTTATCTGCGTTTGTTCAATTGTGACGATTCATGCTTGGCCTATGAAAACACTCTATGCAATTTTCAGTTTCTTTTGACTCGAATGGCGCGTTATACCCATGTTGACAATTTCCAGCATGCATTTAGTAGGCTATAAGGTAAAAGTGACGTGCCATCGAAATTTATAGGGTGAAGTTGTAGATAAACTTCAGTTTCACCTTGCCCAGATAAACATAAGTAGTTCAATATAGGCATGAAAATAGAGCATTACAGCCTTCTTGTTTGGTAACGATTCAAGATACTTTGCCTGGATACTCTTTTGCAGTGGACTAAACTGTCATGATGTCTTATGCTTAAAGTGTTTCTTTAATTCTCAGTCCTGAATATTGACTTTCCAGTTCTGATTTAGCCTTTTGGAATTCGCTCTACTTCGCATGTCCTAGCTATCTACGACACATGTTCTTTGTTCATCAAATTCATTGGTATTCAGACGTCCTTGCTTTTTGTCTAAAAGATCTATCTACTCTTGCGCAGGGTTCTGAAGGAATCAAGATTCTGATATAGTTGCTGGATTCCTCATTCCCTTGATTCAAAATGACGCCAGTGATCCATTGTTCTGTTGGCAATATTAGCCTATTTCACCTTGGCAGTTTCAGGACCAGCCGAGAAATCCAAATAAGAAGATTCCATGGTTCAACAGGGTATTCAAGAGTAGCATCACCATCACCCCGACGACTTCTGCAGCCACAAACAGCATTTCACTTGATCAGTGTTTACAAAAGAAGAAGCTGGTCCTCTTCCCAGAGGTCAAGAACCTTATCCGCAGCAACTGTTGGGACTGATGTCACAGTTGAGGACCAAAATCCGTCTCCCGCAGGAGAAACCTCCAATGAGAACTCTGAGGCTGCACCTGGCAGTGCTGAAGCCAGTGAGCAGGCTGAGGCTAGCACGGACCAAGCTTCTTCCGCTCCCAAATTAGGACGCAACATACGGAAGAGTGAGATGCCTCCACTGACTGATGATGATCTAGTTCCTGGTGCATCTTTTACTGGGAAAGTTAGGTCTATCAAGCCATTTGGCGTTTTTGTTGACATTGGAGCATTCACGGAAGGCCTTGTTCATATCTCCCGAGTAAGTGATGGGTTTGTAAAAGATATATCTTCCCTCTTCACTGTTGGACAAGAGGTGACAGTCAGATTAGTTGAAGCTAATAAGGAAACGGGGCGCATCTCTCTGACAATGCGGGAAGGTGGTGATTATGTCAAGCCGGCAAATGAAACACCTAAGGCTGCAAGCGGTGGGCGGAGTGCCACCACAATTCCAACCAGAAGCTCACCAAGGCAAACAAAGGAAAGACGGGAAGCCAAGGCAATAGGCGAGTCAAAATATGTACCAGGGCAATCTCTGAATGGCACTGTGAAAAATACAACAAGATCAGGGACATTTGTTACACTGTCTGATGGGAGTGAAGGATTCCTTCCCAGAGAAGAGGAAGCAGTGGCTTTGTTTACCCTTATTGGGCAATCTGCAATGGAAGTTGGTAAACAGATAAGGGTTAAAGTATTGAATGTAGCACAAGGTCAGGTCACTTTGACGATGAAAGAGGTGGAAGATGACGAAGATGATTTGAAAATGCTAAACATGGAGCTTAAGAGGGAATGGTCCCGAGGGACCAATGCGTTTGAGTTAGCTTTCCGTAGGAATAAGGAGATCTCTGCATTCTTGGATCAGAGGGGAAAGACAAAAGTGCCGGAAGTACAAGCAGCTGCTGGAGCGGCAGTAGGCACCGTGCTTGATGCTGAAGCGGGCAGTGATGAAAGCCAGGACAAAGAGAGCGAAGCAAGCAAGGCTGAATCACCTGAGACTGATAGTCGAACTTCAGCGGACGTGAGTGAACTGAGCAAGATCGAATCAGTTGAGGCTGATAGTTCAGTGTCTGCTACTGAAACTGAAGGCAAAGAGGAGGGTAGCTCTTCGATAGAAGCTACCACCACCACTGTTGAGGAAGCTGCTCCAGCAGATGAGGAAAGTGGTGAACAATTGACCGCATCTGTGTCAGAAGTATCAACTGATATTCCTGCCCCTGTATCTGAGGTCTCTCCTCAGGAGGAAATTGAGGATTCTACTTTTGTGGCAGACACTGCTGATGACCAAACTGTAGAATCTGAAAGTTCACCTTCAACTGTTATTGAACTGCCCTCCAATGGGACCCCAGATAGCACTAGTGTGTCTTCAGTTTCAGAAACTGAGGATAAACCTTCTGAGCCTGAAGAATCTTCAGCAGTAGAAGAGGTTCCTGTAACTGCAAGTAGGGGGGATGAAACCAATGATAGCGTGGAGAAAGAACCAGCTGCAGTTGCTGAGGCTGCAGCAGCCTCGGGTGAGAAAACTGGTGCAGaggttgctgctgctggagtcGAACAAGCAAGCACCACTACAGGTTGGTAGTAATTTTATCAGCGAGTCGGTGACATTATCCCTAAAGGCTTTGGCCTGCAATAATCTGACAAACCAAACCTTGTCTGCAAAAGCCTCTTGAAAAAGCAACTCTGCCTAATTAGAATAGGGGATGCTAGAATAGATTGCTAGAAAACTATTCTAACAACTGATTTTGCCAATCACTGTTGCAGACTTCtcatgttaatattttttttctccattatTTCACACTTCGGTAAACTCCAAGGTTCAACACCTACCCTACTCTTAAAGCTCTGCCCCTTATAGCCAAAAGGGTTAACATGGATGTTAATTTGTTATTCTTTGGCTCTATAAGATCATAAATAATTCAATTCCACCTCTGTTACTACTGTATTCTTCAGCTTAagtatttttccacacttgtgaAAATTTTCTTTGATCACCATTTTCTGTGTCATATCAACTACATACTTTCCTCAAACTATTGTATACAATAAAAGATGTTACATGCCTTGTAATGTTAAGACATAAACAAGACTGACTTCCTGATGGCATATAAACTCCTATAACTATGTTCAATTCTCCAATTACTATGTTTCTTGATGTAAGTGGTCGCTTGGTTCAAGTTTTGATTTCTATCAGTTGTCGTTTATTCTACAATGGGATTTTGGAACATAGTTCTCAAATTTGTATATTGAGGCGGTGTAAATTAACAGTGCAACTAAATTCTTCAATATGAGTTTTCATTTCTAATTTGATGGTCTTTTCTGCACTTGAGCAGCCACTATTTCACCAGCCCTTGTCAAGCAATTGCGCGAGGCAACTGGAGCAGGCATGATGGACTGCAAAAAGGCACTTGCAGAATCAGGGGGTGACATTGAGAAAGCGCAAGAATTCCTTCGGAAGAAAGGGTTGGCGGCTGCTGACAAGAGGGCTGGCAGAGCGACTGCTGAGGGAAGAATTGGTTCTTACATACATGACAGCAGAATTGGGGTCCTTCTTGAAGTGAATTGTGAGACTGACTTTGTATCCCGAGGTGACATCTTCAAAGAGTTAGTCGATGATCTAGCCATGCAAATTGCTGCTTGCCCTCAAGTACAGTACATCTCTATTGATGACGTTCCTGAAGAGGTTGTGAAGAAGGAGACAGAGCTGGAGATGCAGAGGGAGGACCTCTTGTCAAAGCCTGAGCAGATCCGGTCTAAGATCGTCGAAGGACGTGTAAAGAAGAGGCTTGGAGAGTTTGCACTGTTTGAACAACCATTCATCAAGAATGACAAGGTCACAATAAGTGAATGGGTGAAGCAAACTATAGCCACAATTGGAGAGAACATGAAGGTCAATAGATTTGTCCGGTACAACCTCGGTGAAGGATTGGAGAAGAAAAGCCAGGATTTTGCAGCTGAAGTTGCAGCACAGACATCAGCAAAGCCGCCACCATCTGTGCCTCCCAAGGATGATAAGCCTGCTGAAACGACAGAAACTGCTGAGAAGTAATCTCCACCCTCATGCCTCATCATGCTTGTGTGTGCTTATGTTTGTGAGTGTGTGCATAACATGTGCATCAGTGTGTGTTTATGCATTTCTAACTAAACTGCATTGATTTTGTATGTTTTTTAGCGATAGCAccatttttatattttgcatACATGTTTGCAGGAAGCCAGCTGTGGCAGTTTCAGCAGCATTGGTAAAGCAACTTCGAGATGAAACCGGCGCTGGTATGATGGATTGCAAGAAAGCGCTGGCTGAGACCGGTGCTGACCTTCAGAAGGCTCAGGAGTTCCTCAGGAAGAAGGGGCTCTCATCTGCAGACAAGAAATCTTCTCGCCTAACTGCTGAAGGTCTGATTGGCTCCTACATCCACGACAACCGTATCGGATGCATGATTGAGGTCAACTCCGAGACCGACTTCGTGGCTCGCAACGAGAAGTTCAAGGAGCTGGTGAACGACCTCGCAATGCAAGTGGTGGCGTGTCCACAGGTCGACTATGTCTCGGTGGAGGACATTCCGGAGAGTGTTGTcagcaaggagaaggaaatTGAGATGCAGAGGGAGGACCTGCAGTCCAAACCTGAGAACATTAGGGAGAAGATTGTCGAAGGGCGGATAGCGAAGAGGCTCGGGGTGATGGCTCTCCTGGAGCAGCCCTTTATCAAGGATGACAGCAAGACAGTGAAGGATCTCGTGAAGGAGATGATCGCCTCCCTTGGGGAGAACATCAAGGTGCGGAGGTTTGTCCGGTACACCCTCGGCGAGAACTGATCGGTAAGGCGGTGCTCGGTCACAGCCCTGACATGAGAAGTTGGGCACATTTTGATTCAGGAAGGTGCATAGCTGTTGTTAGTTTGTACTCAGATCACGTGTTATTATTGTTCCTGGTTCTAAAGAACACACTTTTTTAGCACTCCTTTGTAGATGACAAAGAGATGTCAATATGTCCATCAAAGCATTATGACAAATTAAATTTTGTATCTGTTTTTAAAAATTATGAGTGCATATGAAAGGTGTTTAAACAAATTATGCACAAAATGGTGAATAAATTATTGAATTAGGTCTGACATATTGTTAAATCAAGTATTCTAAACTGTCAAACGCATAAAAAAGACAAACATAAAATCTTGACGATAGTGAGTTAATGACAAGGAttagaaaataacaaaaaagaaaagaaaaagaagaataagaaacCCGCTCGAAAGCCGAGCGCTCCCTATTTTCCATGTTCCAAATTTATGGAAATAGTTCCAGGTCCCCAGATTTTCCATGTTCCATTTTCATGTGTACAATAACCTGACAAGGCATTCACAATTAGCTTGTACGCTAACTGAATCTGTACTGACACCACAAACCACAAAACCAGGCAGCAATCAACAAAATATCAACGGATTCACAACCAGGCATTGAGAACAAGATAACACAGAAAAGAGTCATTTGATACATGATTACACTCCAGTCTTGCAATCTTCGTCGTGAACTTAGTAGAAAACTACAAGCTAGCACTTCAGGTGTTTGATGAACTGAAAACTAGGGACATTACAGCACCCGCCGACACAATAGAGCTGAAGGGACCTCAAAGCAAACTACAACAATAGGACACTCCTACAAGGAGGTTATCGTCCCGACTGTCGCTCCTGCAATTCTCCACAACGAGATTCATGCTTGATCCGTGTTACCACTCGCTGGACCGAAGGCTCAAAAAATGCAGTGGTTTCTTTGCTTCCAATAGTCCAGCATGTTTAACATGAATAAGAGCTTGTAGCCGGTTCATGTTTCTTCTCTGTGATATGATAGATGAGGTCGTGGTAAAACTGGGAGCAGAGATGGCGCCAAACCTCTAAGCATGCTACCTTGTTGTATCTATATATCATTCTTTTGGTATTAATTTTCCTTGTTTGTAGTCATCTCTGGTTGTTCTCTTTTTAAACATTGTTCGCTGTTCTAAGCCTCGGCATCCAACATCTGTTCTGAAAAGCAAGCCGCAGGAAGTACTTGCAGCGCAGAGAAGCCCAACATTTGCAGAGTGAACACCACCAGATTGGTTGAGTTGTTTCGACGGAAAAAGCTTTCTATGTTTACTTGCATGTACAGACCACCCCTTTGGCTGTCCATTTCCAGGTAACTTCATCCTTTTGATGCGCCTGGAGGCCAACCTCAGATACTAGGTCCCATAAGATATATTGTATGATGGTAGAAATTTATACGGCACCTTGCTAGTCTGCTACCCATGTATTACCTTGAATAGCTTCAGTTACACTTATTTTCTCTTTGATTCTCTTGGGAACCAGCTCCAGAACAAAAGGAGTGATTCCAGAAATGGATCTACCACCGAGCCATCGATCTTTCCAGAACAATATTGAGCCACCATCGCCTACTAAGAACTGCAATGAGGCTTTAAACGTAGTGATAACATTTGGATGAAAGTTTAAATGCAAATGAGCCCAAAATTTGTCAGGAGAAGCTCTTTGGTCAAATGATTACTAACTTTGGAAAGTAAATAACCATGGTTATTTGATGTCAAAAGGAGAATTGTTGATTGGACTAGTAACCATATTCCTACAACTGCCGGAGGTAGAAGATACTCCAACAGCACAGCTACTTTGGCGGATAAGTCGCATAGCGCCACTAAGTG comes from the Phragmites australis chromosome 22, lpPhrAust1.1, whole genome shotgun sequence genome and includes:
- the LOC133905259 gene encoding polyprotein of EF-Ts, chloroplastic-like; protein product: MTPVIHCSVGNISLFHLGSFRTSREIQIRRFHGSTGYSRVASPSPRRLLQPQTAFHLISVYKRRSWSSSQRSRTLSAATVGTDVTVEDQNPSPAGETSNENSEAAPGSAEASEQAEASTDQASSAPKLGRNIRKSEMPPLTDDDLVPGASFTGKVRSIKPFGVFVDIGAFTEGLVHISRVSDGFVKDISSLFTVGQEVTVRLVEANKETGRISLTMREGGDYVKPANETPKAASGGRSATTIPTRSSPRQTKERREAKAIGESKYVPGQSLNGTVKNTTRSGTFVTLSDGSEGFLPREEEAVALFTLIGQSAMEVGKQIRVKVLNVAQGQVTLTMKEVEDDEDDLKMLNMELKREWSRGTNAFELAFRRNKEISAFLDQRGKTKVPEVQAAAGAAVGTVLDAEAGSDESQDKESEASKAESPETDSRTSADVSELSKIESVEADSSVSATETEGKEEGSSSIEATTTTVEEAAPADEESGEQLTASVSEVSTDIPAPVSEVSPQEEIEDSTFVADTADDQTVESESSPSTVIELPSNGTPDSTSVSSVSETEDKPSEPEESSAVEEVPVTASRGDETNDSVEKEPAAVAEAAAASGEKTGAEVAAAGVEQASTTTATISPALVKQLREATGAGMMDCKKALAESGGDIEKAQEFLRKKGLAAADKRAGRATAEGRIGSYIHDSRIGVLLEVNCETDFVSRGDIFKELVDDLAMQIAACPQVQYISIDDVPEEVVKKETELEMQREDLLSKPEQIRSKIVEGRVKKRLGEFALFEQPFIKNDKVTISEWVKQTIATIGENMKVNRFVRYNLGEGLEKKSQDFAAEVAAQTSAKPPPSVPPKDDKPAETTETAEKKPAVAVSAALVKQLRDETGAGMMDCKKALAETGADLQKAQEFLRKKGLSSADKKSSRLTAEGLIGSYIHDNRIGCMIEVNSETDFVARNEKFKELVNDLAMQVVACPQVDYVSVEDIPESVVSKEKEIEMQREDLQSKPENIREKIVEGRIAKRLGVMALLEQPFIKDDSKTVKDLVKEMIASLGENIKVRRFVRYTLGEN